CCCAGGCCGTTTTCCAGGAAGTGCTGGAGGCCGATTTCAATGCCGCTGACCTTGGCGTAGTCGCCATTGATCGGGCGGCTGACATTGAACAGATAGCCCGGCACGCCGATATCCTGTCCCGGCTCCCAGCTACTGGTGATCTGGTCCTTGATATGCTTGTGGAAGGCGGCAAAATTGAAGATCGAGTTCTTGCCGAAATACCATTCCAGAGAGGCGTCGACCTGATCGGCCGAATAGGGCCGCAGGTTGGCATTACCGCCGTAGATCTGGGTGAACTCGCCCCAGGAGACGCTTTCCGTGGTATTGGTCGGCGCCAGCATTTCAACCGACGGACGCGCCATGGTGCGGGCGGCGCCCAGGCGGAGGCGCAGGGTTTCGGTAATTCGGTAGTTGAGGTTGGCCGAGGGCAGCCAATAGGTATACTCGCTGTCCTGCGTCACCGAGGTCGGGTCGGCATAGACGGCGGTATAGTTGAAGGCACCGTTTTCGATGATGTCGAGGATCTTTGCATCCCACGCCTGGGCGGTCGTCTGGGTCTGCACCACGCGCAGGCCGACATTGCCGGTCCAGCGCTCGCCGGCGAGATTGGCCTGCACAAAACCGGACCAGGTCTTTTCTCCGACGCGATAGCTTTGCAGCGGGTTCCAGACCGGGGCGGCGTCGGCGTAAGTGTAGGGTTCACCATCCGGGCGCAGGTGGCCGTCATAGGCGGCGAGGGCCTGCTCATAGGCCGGCACGTCAAACGCCAGGAAAGTGCGCGGGAAGTTGCCGGGCACCTCGCTCATGAAGTTGGGCAGGGTGAAGCTGTGCGAAATCACATTGCTGCCGAGATCGCCGACATTGATCGCGCTGTCACCGGAATAGTAGTCGGCGCCGCCGGTCAGGGAGTTATTGATCAGATCGCGCGACTTCTTACGGTCGGTATAGGTGACACCGAATTGCAGGCTTTCAAGCCATCCCTTGCTGGCCGCCCACTGGCCGGCGAACGAGGCGCCGTTGATTTCATCGTCGATATTGTCGCCTTCCAGCGAGAAATAGTGGGTGTTGAAGTCGGAATCGGTGAAGGCACCGCTGGCCAGCCCGCTGGAAAGGTCACGGCCGTCGTCGAAATTGACGGTGACGCTGGGCACATAGGCGCCGGTTAGTTCTATATGGGCCGAATTGGGCTGGTTCATGCGCAGCACGACATAGCTGTCCTGGCCGCCGGAATGACGTGATGAGGTCGAGCGATAGACATCGCCGGTCAGGGTCAGGGTGTCGCTGACGCGCCACTCGGCATTGGCGCCGAACAGGTCGGTCTCAACAACGCGGTAAGAGGTCTGGTTGAGCAGTTCCGGATTGAGACGCATTTCCGGATCAGGATTGGTCATGTCGAAGCTGGTGACGATACCGTTCTCGATCACCATGTTGGACCAGCGGCCGGGCGCATACAGCGGATAGAAGGACTGCTGGTAACCGACCTGCGGGGAATCGAGTTTCGTCGTCAGGCCGTCCACCACCAGGCGGAAATTATCATTCGGCCGCCACTCCACCTTGGCGGTGAAGGCGCTGCGCTTCTTCTGCTCCAGGATGGAGCCGACGCGGAACTGGCCCGGACCGATAAGACCATACTCCTCCGGATCGAGCACGCCATTGTTGTTCGGGTCGATATTGCCGCCCCAGGCATTGCCCCACAGCCAGCTTTCGTCAGTGGGGTCGGGGTTGCGCGTCCAGCCGCCGTCATTGCCGGCCACGTCGGTGCGGTCATCGCGCTTTTCGAGGACGACGCCGAACAGGACGCCCAGCTTGTCATCGGCGAAGGTGTTGCTGTAGACGCCGGAAAGCTTTTGCCCGTCGAGTTCGGACATCTGGTTGCGGTCACCTTCGAGACGCAGGATGCCGTGCTGTCCGCGCTTGTCGAACGGGCTTGCCGAGCGCAGGTTGATCAGGCCGCCGATGGCGCCTTCGGTAAGGGAGGCTTCGGCGCCCTTGATGACATCTGCGCCGCTGATGACATCGGAGGGCAGGACGTCATAGGCGAAGTCGCGGCCGGCGCCGTCCGTGGCGGGGATGCGGCCATTAAAGGTGGAGAGCGTGTATTCCGGCCCGAGGCCGCGAACGCTGACCTTCTGGCCTTCGCCGCCGGCCGTGCGTGAAATCGAAACACCGGTAATATGGCTGAGCGAGTCAGCGACGTTATCGTCAGGGAACATGCCGAGTTCGAGGGCGCTGATCGAATCCTGCACGGTGGTGGCATCCCGCTTCAGCTTGACGGCGCGCGCGACGCTGGCGCGGACGCCGACAACAATGACTTCCTGCGGTGCCTCGGTGGTGGCCGGGTCGGCAGCCGGGGTTTCCTGGGCGCTGACGTGGGGCGCTGTCGCCAGCGCGATCAGTGCGGCGCCCGAAGCAAGCCATTTGCGTTTCATTCCTATGGTCGGCATTTTTAGTCTCCATATATAATGGCGCGTGGCAGCGCTCATTCCCTTATGTTGCGATTTATGTACGCTTTTGTTCTTATGTCTACATTATCTTTCGTTTTATATGTCAATCGCAACAAAAAAGAAGCAAATTTGACACATATTTGATCAGGCTGCCCGGTTTTGCCAGCCTGAAACCGATTGCCGATGTTGAATTCCGGACAGGTTTGAGGGATAAGCGGCATATCGAAACGAAACCTGTGAGTCCGGGGACCGAAACAAAATGGCCGAAGGTGCGGTAAAACTGACGCGCGATACCTCAGAGCGCCGGCGCGAGATCACCGCTATGCTCAAATCAAGGGGCAGCGTGCAGGTCGTGGCCCTGTCGGAACAGTTTGGCGTCTCCATGCAGACCATTCGCAAGGATTTGCATTATCTGGAAGAGCACGGCATCGCCACGCGCGCCTATGGCGGCGCCATTTCCTCGGAAGTGGTGACGGTCAATGCCGAGCCGCCGATCGAGGCCAAGCGCACCAGCCACCCGGAAGAAAAGGAACGCATCGGGCGGCTGGCGGCCTCCATGGTGCAGCCGGGCGATTCGATCATGCTCGATTCGGGCACCACGGCGCTCCAGATCGCCCGTTTTCTGCCGGATGACGAGGATGTCACGGTCGTCACCAATGATTTCGAGGTGCTGTCGGCCCTGGCGCAAAAACGAAAGATAAAGATCGTCATGCTGGGCGGCGAGTTGCGCCGCAAGAACATGGCCTTTTATGGTGCCCAGACCGTGGCGGCGCTCGATGACCTGTTGCTCGACAAGCTGTTCCTCGGCGTCGATGGCTTCGATGTCGAGCGCGGCATCACCACGCACCATGAACCGGAAGCGCAACTGAACCGCAAGATGGTCGAGACGGCGCGGCAGGTGATCGCCATCACCGACTCATCGAAGTTCGGCAAGGTTTGCCTGCATCGCATCATCGACATCAGTGAAATCGATACCCTGATCACCGACGCCGACGCGCCCGACTTCATTCGGGACGCCGCCGATCGCCTCGGTTTCAAGCTGCATCTGGCCTAATTCGGATTTGAATATTCGCGCTCGGCATTGGTGTAGTAAATCTTGTCAATGACGCTTTTCGGCAGGGCCAGGCCCTTGGCGTCGGCGTGGATGTCGTTGACGTGCTGGGTTCCGTTGGTCGCCAGATAGGTCCAGTCCGACAGCCAGTAGTCATGCGCCACCTGCTTGAATTCCGCCGGGTCTTCCCCCGGATTGAGCGTCAGGTCGGTGCCGTACAGGATGCGGTCCTGATATTTGATGAAGAAGGTTCGCACCTTGTCGTAATCCTGCACGGACTGAGCTTGGATCTGCGTAATGCGCGCCGCCAGTTCGATATTGGCGTTGGGATAGGCGTCGAGGAACTTCGCGGCCTCATCGACGCTCCATTCCAGACTGGCGAAATGCGCGCCGACGAATTTCAGATCGGGATGGCGGGCCACGAAGCGGTCGCGCGTCGCCATCAGCGCTTCGTAGCGCGGCATTTCCGGATGCAGGTACATGTAATATTCCGGATGCGCCTTGAAGTAGGAGCGGTCATTGTCGGTGCTCATCTCGTCCATCGGCAGCCAGCAGTTTTTCGGCTCGCCTTGGTGATTTATCAGCACCTTGCCGGCGGTGATGATGTGCGCCACCACCGGATCGAAGCGCGGATCGTCGATAAAGATCAACTGTCCCTTTTCATCGCGCTCGATCAGGCCGACATTCTTCCAGATCTTGACCGCCACGGCGCCCTGTTTGAATTCGGAATCGAGCCAGGCATTGGTCTTTTCTGCCCAGCCCGGCGCGGTAAAGCCCTTCATGGTGAAGGCGGTGGCGAAATGGAAATGCGCCGGATCGCCCGAGTGGAAATGATGCGCCACGGCAGCCTGGTCGGTGAGGGTCGGAAATTCCGGATAATCGACATTGATGCTCAAGAGCTCGAAGCCATCGGCCTTCGCCTGATCGACAAAGGCCGGATCGGTGACATTGACATGGACGTGGGAGTCGAACTTTTTCACCCTGGTGAAATCGGCCACCGTATAGCCCGGATCGGCGGCGCAGGCGCCTGTGGCGAGCAATGAAGCCGTGGTGAGAAGGCTCAAAAACAGGCGGCGTCTGGTCATATTCCGGCTCCCAAATTTTGAAAAGAAAGAAAACGAAATTTAATGTTGCGTTTTCATGTCTTTTTGTTTGCCTTTTTAATTTGACTTATGCAAGATCAAAAATGAACCATGCGCAACAGCGGGGAGGTAGTCGACCATGATAACGCAGAACATGACCAGCCGGCGCGGTATGCTCAAGCTGCTGTCGGGCACAGTTATGGCTTCGGGGCTTATGGCCACGGCCGGCCGCGCGCAAAGCGCTTCAGTGGCGACCGTTTCTGATGCCGCCATCGCCATAGATTTCGATCTTGGCCTGAATAGCCGCATCATTGCCCGGCAGAACGGCAAGGCGGTCGAACTGACCGACTTCGCGCCATCGGAAACGGTGACCCTGGCAGACAGTAAGGTGATCGATCGCTTCACTTTCGCCGATAAAAACCAAAAACCGATCAATGGTATTCACGGCAAGGGCATTCTGTACGCCGTGCGCGGCGTGTCCTCGGATGGGCTGGAAAAGACGATCGAGATCGCGCTTTATGATCGCTATCCAGGCTTCGCTGTCACCAAGGTCACCTATCGCAATAAAGGTCCGGCCGATCTCGAAATCGCCGCCTGGACCTCGCACAGCCACATGCTGAAAGGCACCGCCTTCTGGTCCTTCTCCGGTTCGTCGCATGACGACCGCCGCGACTGGGTGCAGCCGGTCAAGGCCGGTTTCGACCAGCCGAACTTCATGGGCATGAATGCCTCCGACTATGGCAGCGGTACGCCGATCGTCGATGTCTGGCGGCCCGATGCCGGTCTGGCCGTCGGTCATATCGAAACGGCGCCGAAGCTGATCTCCCTGCCACTGATCGCCACGGCGGCCGGTGCGGGCGTGGGCATTCGGTATGAGCACGCAACAACCCTGAAAGCCGGCGACAGCCTGACCACGCTCGATACCTTTGTCAGCGTCCACCAGCGCGACCACTATGCCACGCTCGATACCTACCGCCGGGTGATGGCCGACCGCGGCCTGGCGGCGCCGAAACCGCCGGCGGAATCCTACGAACCCGTCTGGTGCGCCTGGGGCTATCAGCGTAATTTCACCGTCGAGGAAATCGAGAGCACATTTGCCAAGGCCAAGGATGTCGGACTGGATTGGGCCGTGCTCGATGACGGCTGGCAGACCTCCGAGGGCGACTGGTATCTCGATACGAAAAAGTTCCCGCGCAAGGACGAAGATATGATCGCTTTCGTCCAGTCGATCAAAAAAGCGGGTTTGCGGCCGCGTCTGTGGCTGGCGCCTTTGGCGGTCGATCCGGGCACAGACCTGTTGCACGATCACACCGACATGCTGCTGCTCAATCAGGATGGCGCGGTGCAGAATGTCACCTGGTGGAACGCCTTTTATCTCTGCCCGGCCTACCAGCCGACGCGTGAATATTACCGCCAGCTTATCCGGAAAATCATCGGCGAGTGGGGCTTCGAGGGCCTGAAACTCGACGGCCAGCACATGAATGGCGTAGCGCCCTGTTATAATCCGTCGCACAACCATGCCAAACCGGAAGACTCGGTCGAGCACCTCCAGGATTTCTGGAAGCTGATCTATGACACGGCGCGCGAGATCAATCCGAATGCCGTGGTTGAATTTTGTCCGTGCGGCACGTCCTACGCCTTCCATAACCTGCCCTATACCAATCATGTGCCGGCCTCCGATCCGCTCAGTTCGTGGCAGGTGCGCCTGAAGGGCAAGTCGCTGAAAGCCCTGATGGGGCGGGATGCCGCCTATGCCGGAGACCATGTCGAGCTTTCCGATGGCGGTGACGATTTCGCCTCGACCGTCGGGATTGGCGGCATCGTTTCGACCAAGTTCACCTGGCCGGGACCGGGCCACGAGAAGGGTGAGAACTTCCAGTTGACGCCGGAACGCGAAGTGATGTGGCGCAAATGGGTGGGGCTCTACAAAAAGCACATGCTTTCCACTGGCCAGTACCGGGGCGAGCTCTACGATATCGGTTTCGATAAGCCGGAAGCCCATGCGGTCGAAAAGGACGGCAGGCTCTATTACGCCTTCTATGCCGACAAATGGGATGGCGAGGTGGAACTGCGCGGATTGACGAAGAAACGTTACCGCCTGCGCGACTATTTCAACGACGCCTCGCTCGGCGATATCACGCCGGCCAAAAACCGCATTCCGGCAAAATTCGAGCGCTTCCTGCTGATCGAAGCCACGCCGGTTTAAAAGGGGGAATGACATGAATGAACCGATGCCGGAAGGCACACCTGGGGCGGCGACGGGCAAGCGCTGGCTGATTTTCGCGCTTGCCGTTGTGGCTCTTTGGGGCGTCTGGGGCGCCTTTACCGGCCTCTCGGCGCAGAAGGGCTTCCCCGAAACCCTGACCTATTGCGTTTGGGCGCTGACCATGATCGTGCCGGCGCTGTTTGTGCTGGCCAAGGCCGGCTGGAAACTCGACCGCGATCCAAGATCCATCCTCTATGGCCTGATCATCGGTCTGCTCGGCGCCGGCGGGCAGATGGTGCTGTTCTATACGGTTAATACCGGCCCGGCCTATCTGATTTTTCCGGTCATTTCGCTGTCACCCCTGGTCACCATCCTGATGTCGGCGGCTTTCCTGAAAGAGCGCACGACGAAGCTCGGCCTGCTTGGCGTGGTGCTGGCCCTGGTGGCGCTGCCGATGTTCGATTTCTCGCCGGACAAGGGCTTCTCCTTCATGAATGGCGGGGTGTGGTTTCCGCTCGCCCTGGTCATTATGGCGTGCTGGGGCGTCCAGGCCTATTTCATGAAGCTCTCCAACAACTCGATGAGCGCCGAGAGTATCTTTTTTTACATGATGGTGACCGGCCTGATGCTGGTGCCGGTGGCGTTGATGATGACCGACTTCTCCAAACCGATTAACTGGGGGCTGGACGGGCCGTATCTCGCTGCCGCCATCCAGGTTCTGAACGCCATCGGCGCCCTGTGCCTGGTCTATGCCTTCCGCCATGGCAAGGCGATCGTGGTGGCGCCGCTGACCAATGCCGGCGGACCGCTGGTGACGGCGGTGATTTCGCTGGTCGTGGCCAATGCCATTCCCGGTGAACTGAAGATCGTCGGCCTGGTTCTGGCGGTGATCGCCTCGGCCCTGCTGGCCCTGGCCGCCTGACCCTGTTCTGTCTCAACTCTGGCCGGTCCTGATTTTTCCCGCGGGATCGGCTTTTTTTGTTTCGAATTATACGGTCGATTCGTCAAAAATTTGCAAAATCGCAATTTTATATGTTTCGTTTTCATTGTTTTGGTTGCGTTGTTGCTTGTGTTGCGGTAAGAGTCGCTTTAACAAACCTGCCATGAAAAGGACAAGCCATGAAGGCCATGCTCGATCTGGTCGCCCGCCACAAGGCCGGCCAGGCGGTCGGTATCACCTCGGTCTGCTCGGCGCATCCGCTGGTCGTGGAAGCGACCTTTGCTCATGCCTTGAAGAGGAAATCCGACGTTACCCTGATCGAGGCCACCTGCAATCAGGTCAATCAGGATGGCGGCTATACCGGCATGAAGCCGGCCGATTTCGTTGCCTTCGTGTACGCCATCGCCGATAAGGCAGGCCTTGACCGCAAGCGCATCCTGCTGGGCGGCGATCACCTCGGTCCCAATCCATGGACCGATCTCAGCGCTGATGAAGCCATGCAAAAGGCCGAGGTGCTGATTGAGCAGTATGTCGCCGCCGGCTTCCGCAAGATCCACGCCGATTGCTCGATGTCGTGCGCCGATGATCCGGTTCCCCTGCCGGAAGACACCATCGCCCGCCGTACCGCGCGTCTGATAGCCATCGCCGAAGCGACCCACGTCAGGGTTGGCGGCGAACCCCCGGTCTATGTCATCGGCACCGAAGTGCCGGTGCCCGGTGGCGCCCACGAAGACCTGCCGGAACTGGAAGTGACCACGCCCGAAGCGGCGCTGGCCACTATCGAGACGCACAAGGCGATCTTCGCCGAACTGGGCCTGTCTGCTGCCCGGCCGCGAGTCATCGCCACGGTCGTCCAGCCCGGCGTCGAGTTCGACCATCACAAGGTCATCGACTATGACCGCGCCAAGGCCGTGCGCCTCAGCCGCGCTATCGATGACCTGCCGACGATTGTTTTCGAGGCCCACTCGACCGACTACCAGACGCCCAAGGCGCTGAAACAACTGGTCGAGGATCACTTCGCCATCCTCAAGGTCGGTCCCGGCGTCACCTTCGCCCTGCGCGAGGCCCTGTGGGCGCTCGACGCCATCGAAGGCGAATGGATCGCGCCCGACAGACAATCCGGCTTCCGCGAAGTGGTGATCGATCGCATGACCGCCGAGCCGAAGAACTGGGCGAAATATTATCATGCCACCGGCGCAGCCCTGCAGTTCGACCTGCAATACAGCCTGTCGGATCGCATCCGCTATTACTGGCCGGATAGTCAGATTCAGGCGGCGCAAGGCAAGTTGTTCGCCAATCTCACGCAGTCGCCGCCGCCGCTCGCCCTGGTCAGCCAGTACCTGCCGGACGCCTATGCGCTCATTCGTGACGGCGGCCTGAAATTGACGCCAGAAAACCTGGTGATCGCCCATATCGGCGCCACCCTCGATGCCTATCTGGCCGCCTGTACGCCTATATTGGAGTTGATTGATGCCTGACCCTGTAACTCAACTTGGTATCGATGAGGCGGAGCTGCAAAGGCTGGGCGCCTTATGGACGGCGCGCGAAATCGAGCAGCAGCCGGAAATGCTGCGCCAGACGCAAGCGATCCTGTTCGCACAAAAAGCCGCGGTCGAAGCCTTTCTCAAGCCGCTGCTTGATCGCAAGGCGCGCATTATTCTGACGGGCGCCGGCACCTCGGCCTTTATTGGCGAATGTCTCGCGCCGGCACTTTCGGCACGGCTGAAGGCGCGCGTCGAGGCCATCCCGACCACCGATCTGGCCTGCGCCCCGCAGCTCTATTTCGAGACGGATACGCCGACCCTGCTGGTCTCCTTCGGACGCTCGGGTAACAGCCCCGAAAGCGTCGCCGCCGCGCAACTGGCCGATCGCTTCGTCACCGATCTGCATCATTTGGTCATTACCTGTAATGCCGAGGGGGCGCTTGCGGCCTATGGGCAAGGCGCCAGAGGCCTGACCATTCTGCTGCCGGAAGCGACGCACGATCGTAGCTTCGCCATGACCTCCAGCTTTTCGTGCATGACCTATGCGGCGCTGGCGGCCTTTACCGGCATCGAGCAAATGCAGGGCCGCATTGAGGCGATTGCCACGGCGACGCAAAGCGTACTGACCGACTACACCGCCGCCATGAAGCAGACGGCCTCTGAAGGCTATGAACGCATCGTCTATCTTGGCAGTCATATTTTCCAGGGGCTGGCGCGTGAATCGGGCCTTAAGCTGCTGGAACTGACCAATGGCGGGCTGGTGACCATGTTCGATTCGCCGCTCGGTTTTCGTCATGGTCCGAAGACCATCGTCAACAGCAAGACCCTGGTCGTCGTTTTCTTCTCCAACAATGCCTATACGCGCGGCTATGACGGCGACCTGCTCGATGAACTGCGCAGGGATAATGACGCCGCCCGTGTCATCGCCATTACCTCGCAGGATGGCGTCGGTGTCGAAGCCGCCGATACGGTGCGCATTAAGGGGCTGGAAACGGCCGACGACACCGACCTGCTTTTCCCCTATATCATTTGCCCGCAGGTTTTCGCCTTTTACAGATCCCTGCACCATGGCCTGACGCCCGACAAGCCGAACGCTTCGGGCACGGTCAATCGCGTCGTGCAGGGCGTGCGCATCCATGAACTGGGGTAGATCGGATAATGGGGTATCTGTTAGGCGTCGATGGCGGCGGCACCAAGACCGAATTCGTCTTGGTCGATGCCGAAGGCCATGTCAGGGCCACCCATCAGGGCGGTTCGTGCTACTATATCCAGATCGGCGTCGATGGCCTGCATGAACTGCTGGCCGAAGGTGTCCAGGCCGTGCTTTCGCAGGTTTCCGGAAAGCCGGAAGATATCGATTTCGCCTTTTTCGGTCTGCCGGCGCATGGCGAGGATTCCATCGCCGAACCCATGCTCGATGTCGTGCCGGAAGCGGTGCTCGGCCACAGGCGTTATGCCTGCGGCAATGACATGATCTGCGGCTGGGCCGGATCGCTCGCCGGTGCCGACGGCATCAATATCGTCGCCGGCACGGGCTCGATCGGTTATGGCGAACATGGTGGCCTGTCGGCGCGCGGCGGTGGCTGGGGCGAGGTTTTTTCCGACGAAGGCTCGGCCCACTGGATCGCCATTTCCGGCCTTAATGCCTTCTCGCGCATGGCCGATGGCCGGCTGGCCAAAGGGCCGCTCTATGATGTGTTCATGCAGGCGCTGGAGCTGAAAAACGACCTGGATATCTGCGGATATGTCTTCGGCCGCGAAGCGCCCTCGCGTGACAGGATCGCCGCCATGTCGAAGCTGGTCTCGCAATCGGCCGAGGCGGGCGATCGCGTGGCGTTGAAAATTTTCGATTCGGCGGGCTATGAACTGGCGGCCATAGTCGATGCCATTCGCATGAAGCTGAACTACGCACCGGATGAATCGGTGGCCCTGTCCTATTCCGGCGGTGTTTTCAAATGCGGCGAGTTGATCCTTGAGCCGTTCCAAAAGTACCTCAACCAGTTTTCGATGATGCCAGATAGCCCCCGCTACGACCTGCGCAAACCGCTCCATGCGCCGAG
This sequence is a window from Asticcacaulis sp.. Protein-coding genes within it:
- a CDS encoding TonB-dependent receptor, with product MPTIGMKRKWLASGAALIALATAPHVSAQETPAADPATTEAPQEVIVVGVRASVARAVKLKRDATTVQDSISALELGMFPDDNVADSLSHITGVSISRTAGGEGQKVSVRGLGPEYTLSTFNGRIPATDGAGRDFAYDVLPSDVISGADVIKGAEASLTEGAIGGLINLRSASPFDKRGQHGILRLEGDRNQMSELDGQKLSGVYSNTFADDKLGVLFGVVLEKRDDRTDVAGNDGGWTRNPDPTDESWLWGNAWGGNIDPNNNGVLDPEEYGLIGPGQFRVGSILEQKKRSAFTAKVEWRPNDNFRLVVDGLTTKLDSPQVGYQQSFYPLYAPGRWSNMVIENGIVTSFDMTNPDPEMRLNPELLNQTSYRVVETDLFGANAEWRVSDTLTLTGDVYRSTSSRHSGGQDSYVVLRMNQPNSAHIELTGAYVPSVTVNFDDGRDLSSGLASGAFTDSDFNTHYFSLEGDNIDDEINGASFAGQWAASKGWLESLQFGVTYTDRKKSRDLINNSLTGGADYYSGDSAINVGDLGSNVISHSFTLPNFMSEVPGNFPRTFLAFDVPAYEQALAAYDGHLRPDGEPYTYADAAPVWNPLQSYRVGEKTWSGFVQANLAGERWTGNVGLRVVQTQTTAQAWDAKILDIIENGAFNYTAVYADPTSVTQDSEYTYWLPSANLNYRITETLRLRLGAARTMARPSVEMLAPTNTTESVSWGEFTQIYGGNANLRPYSADQVDASLEWYFGKNSIFNFAAFHKHIKDQITSSWEPGQDIGVPGYLFNVSRPINGDYAKVSGIEIGLQHFLENGLGVRAQYTRNWSTSFVGDEERPLEGIAPSVYSLGLFYDHGPISLSLTGDHTDGFVTATNVLGAGYNEQADPITWVTAHASYKINEHLDITLEGQNLLDEANTYSINGNPLLPQGYYRYGASYKLGMSYRF
- the agaR gene encoding transcriptional repressor AgaR, whose amino-acid sequence is MAEGAVKLTRDTSERRREITAMLKSRGSVQVVALSEQFGVSMQTIRKDLHYLEEHGIATRAYGGAISSEVVTVNAEPPIEAKRTSHPEEKERIGRLAASMVQPGDSIMLDSGTTALQIARFLPDDEDVTVVTNDFEVLSALAQKRKIKIVMLGGELRRKNMAFYGAQTVAALDDLLLDKLFLGVDGFDVERGITTHHEPEAQLNRKMVETARQVIAITDSSKFGKVCLHRIIDISEIDTLITDADAPDFIRDAADRLGFKLHLA
- a CDS encoding amidohydrolase; the protein is MTRRRLFLSLLTTASLLATGACAADPGYTVADFTRVKKFDSHVHVNVTDPAFVDQAKADGFELLSINVDYPEFPTLTDQAAVAHHFHSGDPAHFHFATAFTMKGFTAPGWAEKTNAWLDSEFKQGAVAVKIWKNVGLIERDEKGQLIFIDDPRFDPVVAHIITAGKVLINHQGEPKNCWLPMDEMSTDNDRSYFKAHPEYYMYLHPEMPRYEALMATRDRFVARHPDLKFVGAHFASLEWSVDEAAKFLDAYPNANIELAARITQIQAQSVQDYDKVRTFFIKYQDRILYGTDLTLNPGEDPAEFKQVAHDYWLSDWTYLATNGTQHVNDIHADAKGLALPKSVIDKIYYTNAEREYSNPN
- a CDS encoding alpha-galactosidase is translated as MITQNMTSRRGMLKLLSGTVMASGLMATAGRAQSASVATVSDAAIAIDFDLGLNSRIIARQNGKAVELTDFAPSETVTLADSKVIDRFTFADKNQKPINGIHGKGILYAVRGVSSDGLEKTIEIALYDRYPGFAVTKVTYRNKGPADLEIAAWTSHSHMLKGTAFWSFSGSSHDDRRDWVQPVKAGFDQPNFMGMNASDYGSGTPIVDVWRPDAGLAVGHIETAPKLISLPLIATAAGAGVGIRYEHATTLKAGDSLTTLDTFVSVHQRDHYATLDTYRRVMADRGLAAPKPPAESYEPVWCAWGYQRNFTVEEIESTFAKAKDVGLDWAVLDDGWQTSEGDWYLDTKKFPRKDEDMIAFVQSIKKAGLRPRLWLAPLAVDPGTDLLHDHTDMLLLNQDGAVQNVTWWNAFYLCPAYQPTREYYRQLIRKIIGEWGFEGLKLDGQHMNGVAPCYNPSHNHAKPEDSVEHLQDFWKLIYDTAREINPNAVVEFCPCGTSYAFHNLPYTNHVPASDPLSSWQVRLKGKSLKALMGRDAAYAGDHVELSDGGDDFASTVGIGGIVSTKFTWPGPGHEKGENFQLTPEREVMWRKWVGLYKKHMLSTGQYRGELYDIGFDKPEAHAVEKDGRLYYAFYADKWDGEVELRGLTKKRYRLRDYFNDASLGDITPAKNRIPAKFERFLLIEATPV
- a CDS encoding DMT family transporter is translated as MNEPMPEGTPGAATGKRWLIFALAVVALWGVWGAFTGLSAQKGFPETLTYCVWALTMIVPALFVLAKAGWKLDRDPRSILYGLIIGLLGAGGQMVLFYTVNTGPAYLIFPVISLSPLVTILMSAAFLKERTTKLGLLGVVLALVALPMFDFSPDKGFSFMNGGVWFPLALVIMACWGVQAYFMKLSNNSMSAESIFFYMMVTGLMLVPVALMMTDFSKPINWGLDGPYLAAAIQVLNAIGALCLVYAFRHGKAIVVAPLTNAGGPLVTAVISLVVANAIPGELKIVGLVLAVIASALLALAA
- a CDS encoding D-tagatose-bisphosphate aldolase, class II, non-catalytic subunit, coding for MKAMLDLVARHKAGQAVGITSVCSAHPLVVEATFAHALKRKSDVTLIEATCNQVNQDGGYTGMKPADFVAFVYAIADKAGLDRKRILLGGDHLGPNPWTDLSADEAMQKAEVLIEQYVAAGFRKIHADCSMSCADDPVPLPEDTIARRTARLIAIAEATHVRVGGEPPVYVIGTEVPVPGGAHEDLPELEVTTPEAALATIETHKAIFAELGLSAARPRVIATVVQPGVEFDHHKVIDYDRAKAVRLSRAIDDLPTIVFEAHSTDYQTPKALKQLVEDHFAILKVGPGVTFALREALWALDAIEGEWIAPDRQSGFREVVIDRMTAEPKNWAKYYHATGAALQFDLQYSLSDRIRYYWPDSQIQAAQGKLFANLTQSPPPLALVSQYLPDAYALIRDGGLKLTPENLVIAHIGATLDAYLAACTPILELIDA
- a CDS encoding SIS domain-containing protein codes for the protein MPDPVTQLGIDEAELQRLGALWTAREIEQQPEMLRQTQAILFAQKAAVEAFLKPLLDRKARIILTGAGTSAFIGECLAPALSARLKARVEAIPTTDLACAPQLYFETDTPTLLVSFGRSGNSPESVAAAQLADRFVTDLHHLVITCNAEGALAAYGQGARGLTILLPEATHDRSFAMTSSFSCMTYAALAAFTGIEQMQGRIEAIATATQSVLTDYTAAMKQTASEGYERIVYLGSHIFQGLARESGLKLLELTNGGLVTMFDSPLGFRHGPKTIVNSKTLVVVFFSNNAYTRGYDGDLLDELRRDNDAARVIAITSQDGVGVEAADTVRIKGLETADDTDLLFPYIICPQVFAFYRSLHHGLTPDKPNASGTVNRVVQGVRIHELG
- a CDS encoding N-acetylglucosamine kinase; its protein translation is MGYLLGVDGGGTKTEFVLVDAEGHVRATHQGGSCYYIQIGVDGLHELLAEGVQAVLSQVSGKPEDIDFAFFGLPAHGEDSIAEPMLDVVPEAVLGHRRYACGNDMICGWAGSLAGADGINIVAGTGSIGYGEHGGLSARGGGWGEVFSDEGSAHWIAISGLNAFSRMADGRLAKGPLYDVFMQALELKNDLDICGYVFGREAPSRDRIAAMSKLVSQSAEAGDRVALKIFDSAGYELAAIVDAIRMKLNYAPDESVALSYSGGVFKCGELILEPFQKYLNQFSMMPDSPRYDLRKPLHAPSIGSALYAARRLGRPFSADVLATLPRL